The genomic DNA AGAAGGGGTCATCAATAAATGGCTTGTTCGAGAAGGAGACCGGGTGGAGAAAGGAGACCCCCTCTTTGAAGTGGCTACCGACAAGGTGAACATGGAGGTAGAGTCCCCAGCTTCCGGAGTGGTCCTCAAGATTCTCTACCCAGAGGGAGCCACCGTCCCCATTACCGAGGTCGTCGCCTACATCGGGGAGGAAGGGGAAGAGGTTCCAACTCCTGAAAAGAAGGCTCCGACTGTAGCCGAGGTCCAGGGAAAACCCCAGGAAGAGGTGAGCGTTCCTTCCCGGGAAGAGGCAGTGGCAGAGGAGCGCATCAAGGCTTCGCCCCTTGCCCGAAGGCTGGCAAAGGAGTACGGTATTGACCTTGCGACCATTAAAGGGACTGGGCCTGGGGGTCGCATCGTCAAGGAGGATGTGGAACGGGCACGGCAAGCTCTTGAGGAAGAACGCAAGAAGGTCCCGGTTGCCGAGAGGGTAGAGGAAGTTGCGGCCATGAAAGAAGCTCCAGGTAGGGTTGTGCCTCTTTCCCGAATGCGGCGTATCATTGCCGAACGAATGAGCGAAAGTGTACGGACGAAACCGCACTTTTTCATCTTCCAGGAAGTCCTTGCCGAAGAACTCGTGCGAATGCGGGAGCGCCTCCTTCCCCTTATCGAGAAACAGACAGGACTCCGGGTCTCCTACACCGATATCCTGGTCAAGATGGTAGCCAAAGCCTTGGAGCGGTACCCGATTCTCAACGCCTCTTTCTCCGAAGAGGGCATTATTTTCCACGAGGACATCAATATCGGTGTTGCGGTTGCCTTAGAAGATGGGCTCATCGTCCCTGTCATCAAGGAAGTGCAGAAGAAGAGCATCGCCCAGATTACCGTTGAACTCCATGACCTTGCCGAGCGAGCCAAAAGCGGGAAGCTCACCCCTGAAGAAATCTCCGGGGGCACCTTCACCATCTCGAACCTCGGCATGTTCGGTGTTGATGCCTTCACGGCTATTATTAACCCTCCCGAGTCGGCAATCCTTGCCTGTGGAGCCATTAAGAAACGCCCGGTCTTTGACGGGAAGGACATTGTACCCCTTTCCGTTATGGAGCTCACTTTATCCTGTGACCACCGCCTCAT from Candidatus Caldatribacterium sp. includes the following:
- a CDS encoding 2-oxo acid dehydrogenase subunit E2, whose translation is MAKEVIMPKLGLTMEEGVINKWLVREGDRVEKGDPLFEVATDKVNMEVESPASGVVLKILYPEGATVPITEVVAYIGEEGEEVPTPEKKAPTVAEVQGKPQEEVSVPSREEAVAEERIKASPLARRLAKEYGIDLATIKGTGPGGRIVKEDVERARQALEEERKKVPVAERVEEVAAMKEAPGRVVPLSRMRRIIAERMSESVRTKPHFFIFQEVLAEELVRMRERLLPLIEKQTGLRVSYTDILVKMVAKALERYPILNASFSEEGIIFHEDINIGVAVALEDGLIVPVIKEVQKKSIAQITVELHDLAERAKSGKLTPEEISGGTFTISNLGMFGVDAFTAIINPPESAILACGAIKKRPVFDGKDIVPLSVMELTLSCDHRLIDGAQAAQFMQFLKTLLEEPFALMV